The following proteins are co-located in the Manihot esculenta cultivar AM560-2 chromosome 7, M.esculenta_v8, whole genome shotgun sequence genome:
- the LOC110618500 gene encoding uncharacterized protein LOC110618500: MDFFFRGPNDDSVPSQHDILRCPFLRNINEPTNFSFRSSTPFPMPVRKGKGPIFEDGPNFDMAFRLFHGHDGVVPLSGGSFSSSDKEDCQPTLPEFNPLAAKAATISLSSFGPGGPFSFDSFSKKWKNEKRNSKSSKKKSSSKGGQTDHEASSNEWLQTGNCPIAKSYRAVSSVLPLVAKVFQPPPGMKLRCPPAVVAARAAISRTAFAKNLRPQPLPAKILVIGMLGMAANVPLGIWREHTQKFSVSWFTAVHAAVPFIAMLRKSILMPKSAMAFTIAASVLGQVIGSRAERYRLKAVASREMSLAETPISGSSQLQIVSVKGGHCGNLVEHPISLQVARNSSSAGVFC; the protein is encoded by the exons ATGGACTTTTTCTTCAGAGGCCCAAATGATGACTCTGTACCTTCTCAGCATGACATTCTTAGGTGTCCCTTTTTGAGGAACATTAATGAGCCCACTAATTTCTCCTTCCGCTCATCCACGCCTTTTCCAATGCCT GTCCGCAAAGGCAAAGGTCCAATTTTTGAAGATGGTCCAAATTTTGATATGGCGTTCAGGCTATTCCATGGGCATGATGGAGTTGTCCCACTTTCTGGGGGATCATTCTCAAGTTCTGATAAAGAAGATTGCCAACCAACCCTTCCTGAGTTCAATCCTTTAGCCGCAAAGGCGGCTACCATCAGTCTTTCATCCTTTGGACCTGGGGGACCCTTCAGCTTTGACTCATTTTCAAAGAAGTGGAAGAATGAAAAGCGTAACTCTAAATCATCCAAAAAGAAGTCATCTTCAAAG GGAGGACAAACAGATCACGAGGCATCAAGCAATGAATGGTTGCAAACTGGAAATTGCCCAATTGCAAAGTCATATCGAGCAGTTAGCAGTGTCCTGCCACTTGTTGCAAAAGTTTTCCAGCCCCCGCCAGGAATGAAGCTCAGGTGCCCACCCGCTGTTGTTGCAGCCCGAGCAGCTATATCACGAACTGCTTTTGCTAAGAACCTTCGGCCTCAACCCTTGCCCGCCAAAATTCTGGTGATTGGGATGTTGGGCATGGCTGCAAATGTTCCTTTAGGAATATGGAGGGAGCACACTCAAAAGTTTTCAGTATCATGGTTTACAGCTGTCCATGCAGCAGTTCCTTTCATAGCCATGCTTCGGAAGTCCATCTTGATGCCAAAATCAGCCATGGCATTTACCATCGCAGCATCTGTGTTAGGACAGGTTATTGGATCTAGGGCAGAGAGATACAGGCTCAAGGCAGTAGCTTCAAGGGAAATGTCTCTTGCAGAAACTCCTATAAGTGGTTCAAGTCAGTTACAAATTGTTTCTGTTAAAGGAGGACATTGTGGAAATCTGGTCGAGCATCCAATTTCGCTTCAGGTTGCGAGGAATTCTTCATCAGCCGGTGTGTTTTGCTGA